atgtacctaaattcaacttaatttaattaaatctaactaaatttaaataaattttactaaatcttatcaaaattaaatatatttaataaaattttactacttttaactaagtttaaataaatataactaACATTAACTATatataactcaatttaactaattttaacttgatataacttaatttagccAGAGTTaactaatttgaaataaatgaaacgaaatttttcgaaactttttaaaattttatttaatctaactaaattttacttattttaactaaataaaactaaattctactaaatttaagaaaatcctaataaatttaactaaattttactgtatttaactatgtttaactaaatttaactaaagttTACTGATTTAAACtgaatttaatcaatttttactaaatttatcttaatttgactaaatctaactaaaataaactaaatttgtccaaattaccaataaaatctatttaaagTCCTGTTAACATACTAACccattttgttatattttgtttAGCTAGTTAGGTAATTAGTTTAAGTTGTGttgttaattcaaaaaaaacgaaataaaaaaaatctgtcgtgTTTATTTGTcaccctatttttttttaatcgcccTAACTTGAAATCCGAAGCAAACAGGAAGGAGAAACCCCCCGGTTTCCGGCACGTCGGTCCCCCGTTTATAGCCCCGTTATCGTGGTCAAAACGGGCCCAAAAGCGTGCCACAGACGGGCGTAACACAGTGTCCAAAATACGTAACGCCCGCCTAAATGTTGCATTCTGGCACGCAATGGGCCACAACGAGGGGAAAAAGCGTGCTGAAAATCGGGCCCGCTTTTAGGCAAAACGTCCCCGCTTTCTGGCCGTtttccgcccatttttctatgtgggccatagagatctccacggtttctctcacgcacaccatgattctgtgttagtattcgtatttaaagtattgttttggttttgatcgattgtgattggctgaatttcaagcagctgattttgtttacactatttttacgcagacataggcaaatcgagtagactaGTCGCCTGTAAAAAtcagctgtttaccacgtgctcgtggtataacaaaggacacagctgattttgacagacgaatcattctactcgatttgcctatgtctgcgtgtgaattttgttacaaactaacacactctcgcgcgtggatatctctatggtACGTTCATTAGGGGAGCGTCGCCCAGTTTAGGTGTCATGGTGCGTTCGTTAGGGGAGCGTCGCCCAATTTAGGTGTCATGGTGTGTTCGTTTTGtgatctttaatattttttgccgtttcaattattgaataaaaatgtttaaatgtttaaatgtttaaatgtttaaatgtttaaatgtttaaatgtttaaatgtttaaatgtttaaatgtttaaatgtttaaatgtttaaatgtttaaatgtttaaatgtttaaatgtttaaatgtttaaatgtttaaatgtttaaatgtttaaatgtttaaatgtttaaatgtttaaatgtttaaatgtttaaatgtttaaatgtttaaatgtttaaatgtttaaatgtttaaatgtttaaatgtttaaatgtttaaatgtttaaatgtttaaatgtttaaatgtttaaatgtttaaatgtttaaatgtttaaatgtttaaatgtttaaatgtttaaatgtttaaatgtttaaatgtttaaatgtttaaatgtttaaatgtttaaatgtttaaatgtttaaatgtttaaatgtttaaatgtttaaatgtttaaatgtttaaatgtttaaatgtttaaatgtttaaatgtttaaatgtttaaatgtttaaatgtttaaatgtttaaatgtttaaatgtttaaatgtttaaattgtttaaatgtttaaatgtttaaatgtttaaatgtttaaatgtttaaatgtttaaatgtttaaatgtttaaatgtttaaatgtttaaatgtttaaatgtttaaatgtttaaatgtttaaatgtttaaatgtttaaatgtttaaatgtttaaatgtttaaatgtttaaatgtttaaatgtttaaatgtttaaatgtttgaatattttaatatttttatatttttattttttaatattttaatattttaatattttaatattttaatgttttaatattttaattttttaatatttaaatattgtaatatttaaatatttaaatattttaatattttaatattttaatattttaatattttaatattttaatattttaatattttaatattttaatattttaatattttaatattttaatattttaatattttaatattttaatattttaatattttaatattttaatattttaatattttaattttttaatattttaatattttaatattttaattttttaatattttaatattttaatattttaatattttaatattttaatattttaatgttttaatattttaatattttaatatttttatattttaatattttaatattttaatattttaatatttttatattttaatatttttatattttaatattttaatattttaatattttaatattttaatattttaatattttaatattttaatattttaatattttaatattttaattttttaatgttttaatattttaattttttaatatttaaatatttaaatatttaaatatttaaatattttaatattttaatattttaatatttttatatttttatattttcaatacttttattacatgattcgcattatttaaaaaaatcgttcaaaaaaagttcacactatgcaactataacattacaatgaaacttactgtaacaaaaaattggaaaaaatgcgttatgagatttccaataacaaaaccataATATTTGCTGTATTCATGAAATGTACAgtagttttattgtttcaatttattacattgccaataacaaaaccatgaaatttgCTGTAACTATGAAATCTACGATAACTTTATCGTCATTCcaatgaagtaaaaaaaaatcaaccataaacttaccataaatattataatatctaTTGTAACTTCATGGTTTTGACAATACAAATCATCATATAATTTTATTCGGGTGAGCATATCAATCATCGGAAATGATATAAAAGACACTTGAAATGAATAAACGGATTTTGCTGAGCAGCGGATTAGATATTTGCttgaaattaacaaaaaaaagtagtcAAAACGAATGGTCAGTCTTTATTATCTCGCTAACATAAATTAGTCAAAATTCAAACAGATCTCAATTCTCCTCCATGATATCAAAGGTCAGATTCATTACGCCCGCCTTAAACTTCCGCTTCTGCCGTTCGTTCATGTTCTTAAAATCCGGCAGCAAACTCAGCAGAAACAtcacatcacagtcccgttgCATACTGTTCGGATCGAAGTCGATCGTCGTTGAGCTGTGGCTGAACCGGACTTCATCGCTTCGACTCGAGGACGTCGCCGGATATGAGCTGGACGCCGGCTCCGGTTCTTGAACCGTCCGAGGTCGCTTTCGCGACTCTTTCCTCTCCGGTTGAGGTGTCTCCACCGGCACTGGCGATGGTCGCTTCCGTGCCGTAGGTCTCGCCTCACTGACCGGTTCTACGAGCAGAGATTCCTCCTCGATGCAGGCAGGTTTCAGGTCGAGTTCACCCTCGTCGGACGATTCGATGATTTCCACCTCACCGAGTGTGATCGACGGCGTGAAAAGATGGCTGTTGTCCGAAACATCGCCGGGTTCCGTTCCGATCTGTTCGAACTGGGCATCGGTGAGGCAGAGGCGGTTCTTCATGAAGGGAAGCACGAACCGTAGCGCACTGGCCAGGTAGTACGGTGTGACTGTGCTGTCCTCGGAGAACGCCTTGATGTACTTTGTGAACCGTCCGCGGATGTTGCGCCAGCGGGCTTTGCAGTCCTGTATGGTAGCTGAAACGAACGGTTTGAGTATTTTGACTTGAGTTGACTTGGGCTGGGAAGTTACCTCCGATTCCTAGCTCATCGACCACCTGCTGCCACCCTGCATCGACCTTTTCCGCTATGGCGTAGTCCGGGTGGGTTGTGTCGTAGATCCACGGATAGCACTCAATCAGCGCGACGAACTTGTAGTTGACCCGGGGATCGTCAAACGAAGACATTTTCTTTCTCTTGTCAATAGGACTTAACCTTAGATGTAAACAAGCAGTGCATCTAGCTCACCCCAATgtgattttcattgaaataattaTTACAAGAATAACCTTTTACAGCAAACTCAGTCAGAGTTTAGATCAAGACTGATGCGCCAACTGACGCAACTGGAAGAAGAGCCCTTCAGTGAAGATCTGCACTCAAAGCGCGCTGGTAGTGGTGTTGTTATGGCCTGGTAGGCAGCAGTATTTTGTTTGTACCGGTTTCATGTACCTGTGCTTTGTTCTGTTCATTCGTAATAACAAACGCGCGTTCTCGTTTGACTCTGTTTGACAGTCCTTCTGACGTTCTTGGCATTTTGGTTATAACCGTGTACTTTCAAACATAAGAGACAAAAACAAACCGGTAGCGTCCAAACAAACTACCATGGCCTCCCACGATCCGGACTTTGATTTTATGTTCGTCACGCTGGTTCAGAGCTTCCCGAGTCTGTGGGACACGAGCACGGCCGAATACTGGGACGCCGACCAGCAGGAGAGTGCGTGGCAGGAACTGGCCGCGGATATCGGTGATGGATGTAAGTAGGACTCGAGAGAGTTCATAGCTCTGTAACTAATCCGTATATTGCACTCGTTGTAGATACCGTCGCGCAGTGCAAATCCACGTGGACCACGATGCGGGATGCCTTCACCAAATACCGCCATGGGTTGGCCGAAGGGACAAATCCGGAGAAGTACCCTCTGGCCGACTCGATGGAATTCCTGGTTCCGTTTATGAAAGGCGAAAACGGCGACGCGGAAGTCAAAACCGAACCTTCCGTGGTAGGTAACGGGGAATCGTCGGATCCTGGCGCCGGCCACATGGGCAGGGTGGCCATTGCAGCGGCCGCCGCCTTGCAGTCCGGCTCAACGATCGTCACCAATGTGGTCGACGAAAGCTGTACGCACAACGTGACCGTAACGGTGGCGGACCGGCCCCTGTCGGCGATGCAGGA
This is a stretch of genomic DNA from Culex pipiens pallens isolate TS chromosome 1, TS_CPP_V2, whole genome shotgun sequence. It encodes these proteins:
- the LOC120416408 gene encoding uncharacterized protein LOC120416408, whose translation is MSSFDDPRVNYKFVALIECYPWIYDTTHPDYAIAEKVDAGWQQVVDELGIGATIQDCKARWRNIRGRFTKYIKAFSEDSTVTPYYLASALRFVLPFMKNRLCLTDAQFEQIGTEPGDVSDNSHLFTPSITLGEVEIIESSDEGELDLKPACIEEESLLVEPVSEARPTARKRPSPVPVETPQPERKESRKRPRTVQEPEPASSSYPATSSSRSDEVRFSHSSTTIDFDPNSMQRDCDVMFLLSLLPDFKNMNERQKRKFKAGVMNLTFDIMEEN
- the LOC120416409 gene encoding uncharacterized protein LOC120416409 encodes the protein MASHDPDFDFMFVTLVQSFPSLWDTSTAEYWDADQQESAWQELAADIGDGYTVAQCKSTWTTMRDAFTKYRHGLAEGTNPEKYPLADSMEFLVPFMKGENGDAEVKTEPSVVGNGESSDPGAGHMGRVAIAAAAALQSGSTIVTNVVDESCTHNVTVTVADRPLSAMQDPTSSSSYADEDYTMEDDSNSCSHMAVNAKDGDALFLLSLLPDMKQMNDQQKSKFKAKLLTLSGNILTAKPGPSVLRAALDT